A window from Roseburia sp. 499 encodes these proteins:
- a CDS encoding ABC transporter ATP-binding protein, with protein sequence MSTQIEIKQLSKNFGKKQALSNVDLTIKQGMFGLLGPNGAGKTTLMKVLTTLLKKSSGEVSICGVPVENSKQIRSMIGYLPQDFSMYGNMNAYEALDYLAVLSGMDKKERKKKVPEMLEKVNLEHQQKTKVKAMSGGMRRRLGIAQAIIHNPKVIVVDEPTAGLDPEERVRFRNLLCEIARERIVILSTHIVGDIEATCENIAVLDEGKILFRGTVSELLDMVTGKVYKMEVSTMELPMIKDIYLVTGILTNGSTSTIKIVSEKPPMEEAQVCNGDVEDAYMYLMYKHHNSKKVVA encoded by the coding sequence ATGAGTACACAAATTGAAATTAAGCAACTTTCTAAGAATTTTGGGAAGAAACAGGCTTTATCTAATGTGGATTTGACGATTAAGCAAGGGATGTTTGGATTGCTTGGACCAAATGGAGCAGGGAAAACGACCTTAATGAAAGTATTGACTACATTATTAAAAAAAAGTAGCGGCGAGGTAAGTATTTGTGGTGTTCCGGTGGAAAATTCTAAGCAAATTAGAAGCATGATTGGATATCTGCCGCAAGATTTTTCTATGTATGGCAATATGAATGCCTATGAAGCATTAGATTATCTGGCAGTATTGTCGGGTATGGACAAAAAGGAGAGAAAGAAAAAAGTACCGGAGATGTTGGAAAAGGTAAATCTGGAACATCAGCAGAAAACAAAAGTAAAAGCAATGTCTGGTGGTATGCGTAGAAGATTAGGTATTGCACAGGCAATTATCCATAATCCGAAAGTAATCGTAGTGGACGAACCTACTGCCGGATTAGATCCGGAAGAACGAGTACGTTTCCGCAACCTTTTGTGTGAAATTGCAAGAGAACGAATCGTCATTTTATCTACGCATATCGTAGGAGACATTGAAGCTACTTGTGAGAATATCGCTGTTTTAGATGAAGGCAAAATATTGTTCCGAGGAACGGTGTCAGAATTGTTAGATATGGTAACGGGAAAAGTGTATAAAATGGAAGTATCTACGATGGAACTTCCGATGATAAAAGATATCTATTTGGTAACAGGGATTCTTACCAATGGAAGTACTTCTACTATAAAAATTGTATCTGAGAAACCACCGATGGAAGAGGCACAAGTGTGTAATGGAGATGTAGAGGATGCCTATATGTACTTGATGTACAAACACCATAATAGCAAAAAAGTGGTAGCTTAG
- a CDS encoding ATP-binding cassette domain-containing protein, whose product MEEEILRISDMTKLYQGKVALNHVSISIKQGQIYGLVGNNGAGKTTLMRMITGTAFWDGGSLQLFGKEQSQKIGRERKRLGSLLETPAFFENLTGRQNLEYYRIQLGIPGKQGVEELLMQVGLSEAAEKKVKGYSLGMKQRLGIALALLNHPDFLILDEPINGLDPKGIIEIRNTLLRLNREKGVTILISSHILAELTNLATYFCFMDKGKILEEISREALEEKCQTYLELKVSDGEKMSVLLEQNFPKMRYRVYPQNVIHIYENQDKAQEISQLAVQNGIGLLGLSQKTVDLENYYMNMVGEDGSAERGSMAC is encoded by the coding sequence ATGGAAGAAGAAATTTTAAGGATTTCGGATATGACCAAGCTATACCAAGGAAAAGTAGCTTTGAATCATGTGTCGATTTCCATAAAACAGGGACAGATATATGGATTGGTTGGAAATAATGGTGCTGGAAAGACTACACTGATGCGAATGATTACAGGAACTGCTTTTTGGGATGGAGGAAGCCTCCAGCTCTTTGGAAAAGAACAGTCACAGAAGATTGGAAGAGAGCGAAAAAGGTTGGGTTCTCTTTTGGAAACACCGGCGTTTTTTGAAAATCTGACAGGAAGACAGAATCTGGAGTATTATCGGATTCAGCTTGGGATTCCAGGAAAACAGGGTGTAGAAGAATTGCTGATGCAGGTGGGATTGTCAGAAGCAGCGGAAAAGAAAGTAAAAGGTTATTCTTTAGGAATGAAACAGCGTCTTGGAATTGCCTTGGCACTGTTGAATCATCCGGATTTTCTGATATTGGATGAGCCAATCAACGGACTAGATCCAAAGGGAATTATTGAGATTCGTAATACTCTCTTACGTTTGAATCGAGAAAAGGGAGTTACCATTTTGATTTCCAGTCATATTTTGGCAGAACTTACCAATCTTGCAACTTATTTTTGCTTTATGGATAAGGGAAAAATATTAGAAGAAATCAGCAGAGAAGCACTGGAAGAAAAATGTCAGACCTATCTGGAATTGAAAGTATCAGATGGAGAAAAGATGTCTGTCCTATTAGAACAGAATTTCCCTAAAATGCGATACCGGGTGTATCCGCAGAATGTGATTCATATTTACGAGAATCAGGATAAAGCACAGGAAATCAGTCAATTGGCAGTGCAGAATGGTATCGGATTACTGGGACTGTCACAAAAGACAGTTGATTTGGAAAATTACTATATGAATATGGTTGGCGAAGACGGAAGTGCAGAAAGGGGGAGTATGGCATGTTAA
- a CDS encoding response regulator transcription factor, with protein MEKEKILIVEDDSDINGLLCKILEKEGFETVSAYSGSEALLRLSVEHFDMMLLDLMIPGISGEEVIKQLREKENEIPVLVVTAKASLEDKVSVLNLGADDYLTKPFENEEVVARVNARLRRFCKNKSADKEGQKLQFKNLVLDKEARTCQVKGQEIFLTVLEFDILTLLLEHPDKVYSKENIYQAVWKENYIGEDSTVSVHISNIRKKIAALDEEEYIKTVWSIGFKLANL; from the coding sequence ATGGAAAAAGAAAAAATACTAATTGTGGAAGATGACAGTGACATCAACGGATTATTGTGTAAAATTTTAGAAAAAGAAGGATTCGAGACAGTAAGTGCCTATTCCGGAAGTGAAGCATTGCTGCGACTTTCCGTGGAACACTTTGATATGATGCTGTTAGATTTGATGATTCCGGGAATCTCAGGAGAAGAAGTCATAAAGCAACTTCGGGAAAAAGAAAATGAAATTCCCGTTTTGGTAGTGACGGCCAAGGCATCTTTGGAAGATAAGGTTTCAGTATTAAATTTGGGTGCAGATGATTATCTGACAAAGCCTTTTGAAAATGAAGAGGTTGTGGCGAGAGTCAATGCCAGACTGCGTAGGTTTTGCAAGAATAAGAGTGCAGATAAAGAAGGGCAGAAATTGCAATTTAAAAATCTGGTGTTGGATAAGGAAGCCAGAACTTGTCAGGTAAAAGGACAAGAGATTTTTCTTACGGTGCTGGAATTTGATATTTTAACATTGCTTTTGGAACATCCGGACAAGGTATACTCTAAGGAAAACATATATCAGGCAGTGTGGAAAGAGAATTATATAGGAGAAGACAGTACGGTTAGCGTGCATATCAGTAATATCCGTAAGAAAATTGCAGCCTTGGATGAGGAAGAATATATTAAGACCGTATGGAGCATAGGATTTAAATTGGCAAATCTTTAA
- a CDS encoding aspartate kinase gives MVKVVKFGGSSLASAQQFVKVGNIIRSDEARKYVVPSAPGKRNSKDTKVTDMLYQCYALAEEDKDFSAALKKIQERYNSIINGLNLTLSLDEQFKVIAENFKKKAGSDYAASRGEFLNGIIMANYLGYEFIDAAEVIVFDEDGEFEAEKTNKILSERLAKCERAVIPGFYGAKEDGTVKTFSRGGSDITGSIVAKAAHADMYENWTDVSGFLVADPRIIENPESIKVITYRELRELSYMGATVLHEDAVFPVRKEGIPINIRNTNAPEDEGTLIVESTCRQSAYTITGIAGKKGFVAVNIEKAMMNSEVGFGRKVLEAFEEQGISFEHVPSGIDTMTVFVHQEEFEGKEQEVLAAIHRLAKPDSIEIESNLGLIAVVGRGMKSTRGTAGRIFSALAHANVNVKMIDQGSSELNVIIGVRNEDFEAAVKAIYDIFVMTQI, from the coding sequence ATGGTAAAAGTAGTAAAATTTGGTGGAAGTTCACTGGCAAGTGCCCAGCAGTTTGTGAAAGTAGGAAATATTATTCGTTCTGATGAAGCGCGTAAATATGTAGTACCAAGTGCTCCGGGAAAAAGAAATTCCAAAGACACCAAGGTAACAGATATGCTGTATCAATGTTATGCCTTGGCAGAAGAAGATAAGGATTTTAGTGCAGCATTGAAGAAGATTCAGGAGCGTTACAATTCTATCATTAACGGATTGAACTTAACATTATCTTTGGACGAGCAATTCAAAGTGATAGCAGAGAACTTTAAGAAAAAAGCAGGAAGCGATTATGCCGCATCCAGAGGTGAATTTTTAAATGGTATTATCATGGCGAATTATCTTGGATATGAGTTTATTGATGCAGCAGAAGTAATTGTATTCGACGAAGATGGTGAATTTGAAGCAGAAAAGACAAACAAGATTTTATCAGAGCGTTTGGCAAAATGTGAACGTGCCGTTATACCTGGATTCTACGGTGCAAAGGAAGATGGAACGGTTAAGACATTTTCCAGAGGTGGTTCTGATATTACCGGTTCTATTGTTGCGAAAGCAGCTCATGCGGATATGTATGAGAACTGGACAGATGTTTCCGGTTTCTTAGTAGCTGACCCAAGAATCATTGAAAATCCGGAATCAATCAAGGTAATTACATATAGAGAACTTCGTGAGCTTTCCTACATGGGAGCAACTGTACTTCATGAAGATGCAGTATTCCCGGTTCGTAAGGAAGGAATTCCAATTAATATCCGTAATACCAATGCACCGGAAGATGAAGGTACCCTGATTGTAGAGAGTACTTGCCGTCAGTCTGCATATACTATTACCGGAATTGCAGGAAAGAAAGGTTTCGTAGCAGTTAATATTGAAAAGGCTATGATGAACTCTGAAGTAGGATTTGGAAGAAAAGTTTTAGAAGCATTCGAAGAACAAGGTATTTCCTTTGAACATGTACCATCCGGTATTGACACTATGACCGTATTCGTTCATCAGGAAGAATTCGAAGGAAAAGAACAGGAAGTTTTGGCAGCAATTCATCGTCTTGCAAAGCCGGATTCTATTGAAATTGAGTCTAACTTAGGATTGATTGCAGTAGTGGGTCGTGGAATGAAGTCCACTCGTGGAACAGCAGGAAGAATCTTCTCTGCGTTGGCACATGCTAATGTTAATGTTAAGATGATTGACCAGGGGTCTAGTGAGTTAAATGTCATTATTGGTGTAAGAAATGAAGACTTCGAAGCAGCGGTAAAGGCAATTTATGATATTTTTGTAATGACACAGATTTAA
- a CDS encoding alpha-amylase family glycosyl hydrolase encodes MRKAKHKWANRVLSFIMALAMIVTMAPTLPGGKMEAHAAGSVKLYFELPENTSATDWAVNAWNDVTVSGDSAHAFRPTNWGEGATYPTLLADDNLPGWGYVTVSGTVEGLQFVNLEGKEYKCWNAQITAQGYDTAYYSTSDKVWYADSDKTQEIKEAEVQNIFVLVGDAGLAGSAWNNTDTSNVLVQSTSNENIYSITFESVPVGKYEYQILQDPANKGWELAWGGKYNRCVEVSAPADVTFTIDLTDTSYDIKVTCKYVKDLVVDVAKQIKKDSVLTLPSTGIYYDGEGNKSEVPVTYTPVSEGVTVSGTTLTVPNSYTGTDATVKATCNGFEKNITIPVVEKLYTYTIYYYDFNPTHMATDATDLWLWQEGGAGGVAYTFSGTEEKDGNTWLKATVTVPFYDNIRIIPRSAGAWNWQNDTISYDNTTQAENTTIYLTSNSKEAYTSIPDLVPPRERYVLVEYDRPEADYEGWNIFTWNSGFGNSVSVPVEELGGKMVAKVPVKDSTADLMLSFCMRRSEPGKDWAKKDGGDHYVNVPANQTVVKAKFVQDQGITEVLPYNTGYQMDGANGKIHFYYRDDVLAANNNLASLNGKVSITVNGTVHDMTYDAATDRFVYDLSGIEPGDYYYYYTINGEKQLDAFNGEKGTYNSEECSKCTYKKYDMTISAEMSQSSMDYNDNNVLKVKCNPAAGQSMAGFEVANASVDLSALGLSSTQAINTELMELSIACKDTTTTGVKTLPVTVTDIYGNVYTTNASVTVTARDKSNGDFDWDEAVIYFAVTDRFFDGNASNNDAYGVGDYNTGEDGGSSYHGGDFAGLNAKLDYLQDLGVNTIWITPIVENIIDNQPDSKTGFGTYGYHGYWASDFTELNKHLGTKEEFKALLDAAHSRNMKIMVDVVLNHAGYGTEDYFNSIVTAEDGSAIDMIRDSGNTVSGDDKLDSLSGLPDFVTENEEVRNQLIEWQTDWMDEFDIDYYRVDTVKHVDNTTWAAFKNSLTKVNPDFKMIGEYAGAGYANTAGELGTGSMDSLLDFDFNGWAKEFLTGGISKIEENLQKRNGAINNTATMGSFLSSHDEDSLQYTLVNESGLSETEAYNLMKVAATLQITAKGQPVIYYGEEIGQAGANNWPYQTNRRDFDWAELEKQKTDSNSIYNHYKNMLKIRNDYSKVFAKGDRATVLQSDADGYEVISRSYGVETLYVGMNITGTAKNVVIPVSAEAGTVLTNLYDGKEYTVSADKKISITIPEAKNGGTIVLGEKKENADVRTVIPVSGNDFTEVIDTINEVEDGTTITIIMPDTDANTAVVPAEVFNAISNRDVTVNIQVSDVATWIVNGNNVKNNVTTPIDLGVTMGSSSIPTNKIKALAGDNNTLEISLAHDGAFGFDASLNLKVGTENSGKYANLYYYNESTGKLEYTQACKVNADGTVTFEFTHASEYVIVFSDTDMNPVLASGTQNTTTTATTQTTTTQTTASAPKTGDTSPIGLYVVLLFVGGAAVVVVTRRKRKKA; translated from the coding sequence ATGCGAAAAGCAAAACACAAATGGGCAAACAGAGTCCTGAGTTTTATCATGGCATTGGCGATGATAGTAACTATGGCTCCGACATTGCCAGGCGGTAAGATGGAGGCGCATGCTGCAGGAAGCGTCAAGTTGTATTTTGAATTACCAGAAAATACAAGTGCAACAGATTGGGCGGTAAATGCATGGAATGATGTTACTGTTTCAGGAGATAGTGCTCATGCATTTCGACCAACTAACTGGGGAGAGGGAGCTACATACCCTACATTGCTAGCGGATGACAACTTGCCAGGCTGGGGATATGTGACTGTATCAGGAACCGTAGAGGGTTTACAGTTTGTGAATTTAGAAGGAAAGGAATACAAGTGCTGGAATGCTCAAATTACGGCACAAGGATATGATACAGCATATTATTCAACAAGTGATAAGGTGTGGTATGCCGATTCTGATAAAACTCAAGAAATAAAAGAGGCGGAAGTTCAGAATATCTTTGTTTTGGTTGGAGACGCTGGATTGGCGGGAAGTGCTTGGAATAATACAGATACAAGCAATGTATTAGTGCAAAGTACAAGTAATGAAAATATCTATAGTATTACATTTGAAAGTGTTCCTGTAGGTAAGTATGAGTACCAAATCTTACAGGATCCGGCTAATAAAGGTTGGGAACTTGCTTGGGGAGGTAAGTATAACCGTTGTGTAGAAGTGAGTGCGCCAGCAGATGTTACATTTACAATTGATTTAACAGATACGTCATATGACATTAAAGTCACTTGCAAATATGTCAAAGACTTGGTTGTAGATGTGGCAAAGCAGATAAAAAAGGATAGTGTATTGACTCTACCATCTACTGGTATATATTATGATGGTGAAGGGAACAAGAGTGAAGTACCAGTTACTTATACACCAGTATCTGAGGGAGTGACAGTAAGCGGAACTACATTGACTGTTCCGAATAGCTATACCGGAACAGATGCGACTGTTAAAGCTACTTGCAATGGATTTGAAAAAAATATTACCATTCCGGTAGTAGAGAAATTATATACTTACACTATTTACTATTATGATTTTAATCCGACCCACATGGCAACGGATGCTACAGATTTGTGGCTCTGGCAGGAGGGCGGTGCAGGAGGAGTTGCATATACTTTCTCTGGAACAGAAGAAAAAGATGGAAATACTTGGTTGAAGGCAACAGTAACGGTTCCTTTCTACGACAATATCAGAATTATTCCAAGAAGTGCAGGTGCATGGAATTGGCAGAATGATACCATTTCCTACGACAACACCACACAGGCAGAAAACACAACAATCTACCTTACTTCTAACAGCAAAGAGGCATACACTTCTATTCCGGATCTGGTTCCGCCAAGAGAACGTTACGTTCTGGTAGAGTATGACAGACCGGAAGCTGATTATGAAGGTTGGAATATTTTTACATGGAACAGCGGATTTGGAAATAGCGTATCTGTCCCGGTAGAAGAACTGGGTGGCAAGATGGTTGCTAAGGTTCCGGTAAAAGATTCCACAGCGGATTTAATGTTATCCTTCTGTATGAGAAGAAGTGAACCTGGAAAAGATTGGGCAAAAAAGGATGGCGGAGACCATTATGTAAATGTTCCTGCTAACCAGACTGTTGTAAAGGCGAAGTTCGTACAGGATCAAGGTATCACAGAGGTTCTTCCTTACAATACCGGCTACCAAATGGACGGAGCGAATGGAAAGATTCATTTCTACTACAGAGATGATGTATTAGCAGCAAATAACAATCTTGCATCTTTGAATGGCAAGGTAAGCATTACTGTAAATGGAACTGTTCACGATATGACCTATGATGCGGCAACAGATCGTTTCGTATATGATTTGTCCGGTATCGAGCCAGGCGATTACTATTATTACTACACTATAAATGGTGAGAAACAGTTAGATGCATTTAATGGCGAAAAAGGTACTTACAATTCAGAAGAATGTAGCAAGTGTACCTATAAAAAATATGATATGACAATCTCAGCAGAGATGTCACAGTCATCCATGGATTACAATGATAATAATGTTTTAAAAGTTAAGTGTAATCCGGCAGCAGGGCAGTCTATGGCAGGATTTGAAGTTGCAAATGCGTCAGTAGATTTAAGTGCATTGGGATTAAGCAGCACACAGGCAATCAATACAGAACTGATGGAACTGTCCATTGCATGTAAAGATACGACTACTACAGGTGTGAAAACACTTCCGGTAACTGTAACGGATATATATGGTAATGTATATACAACAAATGCATCTGTTACTGTTACAGCAAGAGACAAGAGTAATGGAGATTTTGACTGGGATGAGGCTGTAATCTACTTTGCAGTAACAGACCGTTTCTTCGATGGTAATGCAAGTAATAACGATGCCTACGGTGTAGGAGATTACAATACAGGAGAAGATGGCGGTTCTTCCTATCATGGAGGAGACTTCGCAGGTTTAAATGCTAAGTTAGATTATTTGCAGGATTTGGGAGTAAATACAATCTGGATTACTCCAATCGTAGAAAATATTATAGACAATCAGCCTGATTCAAAAACTGGTTTCGGTACTTATGGTTACCATGGCTACTGGGCAAGTGATTTCACAGAACTTAACAAGCATCTGGGAACTAAGGAAGAGTTTAAAGCACTTCTGGATGCAGCTCATAGCAGAAACATGAAGATTATGGTAGACGTAGTTCTGAACCATGCAGGATATGGCACAGAAGATTACTTTAATAGTATAGTGACTGCAGAAGACGGTTCGGCAATTGATATGATTCGTGATTCTGGCAATACAGTATCCGGTGATGATAAGTTGGATTCCCTTTCAGGACTTCCGGATTTTGTAACAGAGAATGAGGAAGTAAGAAATCAGTTGATTGAGTGGCAGACAGATTGGATGGATGAATTTGACATTGATTATTATCGTGTAGATACGGTAAAACATGTTGATAACACTACATGGGCGGCGTTCAAAAACTCCCTTACTAAGGTAAATCCTGATTTCAAGATGATTGGTGAGTATGCAGGTGCAGGTTATGCTAATACAGCAGGTGAACTTGGAACCGGAAGCATGGATTCTTTATTAGACTTTGATTTTAATGGATGGGCAAAGGAATTTTTGACCGGAGGTATTTCCAAAATTGAAGAAAATCTGCAGAAACGTAATGGTGCAATTAACAACACTGCAACTATGGGTAGCTTCCTGAGCAGCCATGATGAGGACAGTTTACAGTATACATTAGTGAATGAATCCGGATTATCTGAAACAGAAGCATACAACTTGATGAAGGTTGCAGCAACATTGCAGATTACGGCAAAAGGACAGCCGGTTATTTACTATGGTGAGGAAATTGGGCAGGCAGGAGCTAACAATTGGCCATATCAGACCAATCGTCGTGATTTTGATTGGGCAGAACTGGAGAAACAGAAAACAGACAGTAACAGCATCTACAATCACTATAAGAATATGTTGAAAATCCGCAATGATTATAGCAAAGTATTTGCGAAGGGTGACAGAGCAACTGTATTACAGTCTGATGCCGATGGATATGAAGTAATCAGCAGAAGCTATGGCGTAGAGACACTGTATGTTGGTATGAATATCACAGGAACAGCGAAAAATGTAGTAATTCCGGTTAGCGCAGAAGCAGGAACTGTTCTTACGAATCTGTATGATGGCAAGGAATACACCGTTTCTGCAGATAAGAAGATTTCCATCACAATTCCGGAAGCAAAGAATGGTGGTACCATCGTTTTGGGAGAAAAGAAAGAAAATGCGGATGTCAGAACGGTGATTCCTGTTTCGGGAAATGACTTCACAGAGGTAATTGATACCATCAATGAAGTAGAAGATGGAACCACAATTACCATAATTATGCCAGATACAGATGCGAACACTGCAGTAGTACCGGCAGAGGTATTTAATGCTATTTCTAACAGAGATGTAACTGTTAATATTCAAGTAAGTGATGTGGCAACTTGGATAGTAAATGGTAACAACGTTAAAAATAATGTTACAACACCAATTGATTTAGGTGTAACAATGGGAAGTAGTTCTATTCCAACAAATAAGATTAAGGCACTGGCAGGAGATAATAACACACTTGAGATTTCTTTGGCTCATGATGGAGCATTTGGATTTGATGCAAGTTTGAATTTAAAAGTTGGAACAGAGAACAGCGGAAAATATGCAAACTTGTACTATTACAACGAGAGTACCGGAAAGCTAGAATATACACAGGCTTGCAAGGTAAATGCAGATGGTACCGTAACGTTTGAGTTCACTCATGCTTCTGAGTATGTAATTGTGTTCAGTGATACTGATATGAATCCGGT
- a CDS encoding methyl-accepting chemotaxis protein: MRKQKSISVLWKIMIPVIIVGLAGIAGGIITLKALNMNQHSSAQITGEGLDNLTALDAINLEYEKTMKLSLAYCTSDSVDFKKYVMEELYDYAEKITGYQDTLRKNKDDFSEEEQQMMEETFEVISQAQGEIIETLAVADKNPEVALKVFNEKMTEWSKQIGDNLDKLTEGNDNQINDLVSNQRKVFERSFILSAVLIIILILAFVITVILVYCLVIKPLKKQSEQLHLIIREINEGRGDLTKRLEIKSNDEIGASSRGINEFIETLQNIMSKIITNSSVLDGIVGNVVTNVNTSNDNASDISAIMEELSATMEEVSATTNNVTTNAEAVNKRVQNMAEQTEVISKYAQEMKARAVELENSAKDNKEHTSKVVGEITDEMNVALENSKSVEKVAQLTEDILSISSQTNLLALNASIEAARAGEAGKGFAVVADEIRQLADSSRETANKIQSINEMVIQSVNGLVNASEKIITYVNETILLDYDSFVEGGQQYNEDATQIDQNMAEYATEVKAVMSNMTEMTESIDGINSAVEESAKGVTDAAVNIDSLVQSISQVSTQMTENSAVAKNLKEESENFTNV, translated from the coding sequence ATGAGAAAACAAAAGAGCATAAGTGTATTATGGAAAATTATGATTCCGGTGATTATAGTAGGGCTGGCAGGAATAGCTGGTGGAATCATTACACTAAAGGCATTGAATATGAATCAACATTCTAGCGCCCAGATTACCGGAGAAGGGCTGGATAACTTAACGGCATTGGACGCGATTAATCTTGAATATGAGAAAACAATGAAGCTTTCTCTGGCATATTGTACTTCTGATAGTGTGGATTTTAAAAAATATGTAATGGAAGAATTGTACGATTATGCGGAGAAGATAACAGGATATCAAGATACACTTCGGAAGAACAAGGATGATTTCTCGGAAGAAGAACAACAAATGATGGAAGAGACATTTGAGGTGATTTCACAGGCTCAAGGGGAAATTATAGAGACACTTGCAGTTGCAGACAAGAATCCGGAAGTTGCATTGAAAGTTTTTAATGAAAAAATGACAGAATGGTCTAAGCAGATTGGAGACAATCTGGATAAGTTGACTGAGGGCAATGATAATCAGATTAATGATTTGGTTTCTAATCAGAGAAAAGTCTTTGAACGTAGCTTTATACTATCGGCAGTATTGATTATTATACTTATATTGGCATTTGTAATTACTGTAATTTTAGTGTATTGTTTAGTTATTAAGCCTCTGAAGAAGCAGTCAGAGCAGTTACATCTCATTATTCGAGAGATTAATGAAGGAAGAGGAGACTTAACCAAGCGTTTAGAGATTAAGAGCAATGATGAAATTGGGGCTTCTTCAAGAGGAATCAATGAATTTATTGAAACTCTTCAGAATATTATGTCAAAGATTATTACCAATTCAAGTGTATTGGATGGTATAGTAGGAAATGTTGTAACAAATGTGAATACTTCGAATGACAATGCAAGTGATATTTCTGCTATTATGGAAGAACTTTCTGCAACTATGGAGGAAGTATCAGCTACTACGAATAATGTTACAACAAATGCAGAGGCAGTGAATAAGCGCGTTCAAAATATGGCAGAGCAGACAGAAGTTATTTCTAAATATGCTCAAGAAATGAAAGCACGTGCTGTTGAACTTGAAAATAGTGCCAAGGATAATAAAGAACATACAAGTAAAGTGGTTGGTGAAATTACAGATGAGATGAATGTTGCACTTGAAAATAGCAAGAGTGTAGAAAAGGTTGCACAGCTTACCGAGGATATTTTAAGTATTTCTAGTCAGACCAATTTGTTGGCCTTAAATGCATCCATTGAGGCAGCGCGTGCAGGTGAAGCTGGAAAAGGATTTGCAGTTGTTGCAGATGAAATTCGTCAACTTGCAGATTCTAGTAGAGAAACAGCCAATAAAATTCAGAGTATTAATGAAATGGTAATTCAGTCTGTAAATGGTTTGGTAAATGCTTCGGAGAAGATTATTACATATGTGAATGAGACAATCCTTCTTGATTATGACTCTTTTGTAGAAGGTGGTCAGCAGTATAATGAGGATGCTACTCAAATTGATCAGAATATGGCAGAATATGCAACGGAAGTAAAAGCAGTGATGTCTAATATGACAGAGATGACAGAGTCTATTGATGGTATTAATAGTGCTGTAGAGGAAAGTGCGAAAGGGGTTACAGATGCTGCCGTGAACATTGATTCTTTAGTACAGTCAATTTCTCAGGTTAGCACACAGATGACGGAGAATAGTGCAGTTGCTAAAAATCTGAAGGAAGAATCGGAGAATTTTACAAATGTATAA
- a CDS encoding sensor histidine kinase, protein MENVIIVVLVVLLLAAVVKIILDKRNLRALTKEFQMLITEEGNGELHLGSPSSDVERFLEVFHTYLEKTKENQLAVKKKEQELKDEIANISHDLRTPLTSMKGYLRLLEDKNITEEERKSYLEVIQRKTNQLQYLVGQLYEYASMKDRTEALHLEKTELYGFFCNQILNYYHDFETKGIQVTLPEEKQYEVMVDAQALERVFGNLIGNAIKYGKDYWKIDFESTEQNVRIIFRNPAGGLTEEEVLHLFDRFYMQEQSRTVGGSGLGLTIAKMLMESMEGEMTAELDGEALKITLTFLRI, encoded by the coding sequence GTGGAGAATGTAATTATCGTAGTTTTGGTTGTTTTATTGTTAGCAGCAGTTGTAAAAATTATATTGGATAAGAGAAACCTACGGGCATTGACAAAGGAATTTCAAATGCTCATCACAGAAGAAGGAAATGGGGAGCTTCATTTAGGCTCTCCTTCTTCTGATGTGGAAAGGTTTTTAGAAGTATTTCATACATATCTGGAAAAAACAAAAGAGAATCAGCTTGCAGTGAAGAAGAAAGAACAGGAATTAAAGGATGAGATAGCGAATATTTCCCATGATTTGCGTACACCACTGACCTCTATGAAAGGATATTTAAGACTTCTGGAAGATAAGAATATTACTGAGGAAGAGAGGAAAAGTTATCTGGAAGTGATTCAACGTAAAACAAATCAGCTTCAATATCTGGTGGGACAGTTGTATGAATATGCCAGCATGAAGGACAGAACAGAAGCACTGCATCTGGAAAAAACGGAGTTATATGGATTTTTCTGTAATCAGATACTGAATTACTATCATGATTTTGAAACAAAGGGAATACAAGTAACTCTTCCGGAAGAAAAACAGTATGAGGTAATGGTAGATGCTCAAGCTTTGGAAAGGGTATTCGGCAATTTAATTGGAAATGCCATAAAGTATGGAAAAGATTATTGGAAAATAGATTTTGAATCAACAGAACAGAATGTCAGAATAATATTTCGGAATCCGGCAGGAGGACTTACAGAAGAAGAGGTACTACATTTATTTGACCGATTCTATATGCAGGAGCAGTCCAGAACTGTGGGAGGTTCAGGACTGGGACTTACCATTGCAAAAATGCTGATGGAATCTATGGAGGGAGAAATGACGGCAGAATTAGACGGAGAGGCTTTAAAAATAACGCTTACGTTCCTACGAATTTAA